A genomic segment from Candidatus Brocadia sinica JPN1 encodes:
- a CDS encoding carboxypeptidase-like regulatory domain-containing protein, whose product MFKNMFLSLCLMVTVGSFFLYTCADAQTTGSISGVVTDESGDPVSGAEVTLKSKKLQFKDSGTTGTNGEYEFSGLNAGKYTLKVIKSGYKKKKKQVKLKEGQDKVFDIQLKTQGSGGGSGSGSGSGSGSGSGGGSGSGSGSGSGSGS is encoded by the coding sequence ATGTTTAAAAACATGTTTTTGTCGTTATGTCTTATGGTGACCGTTGGTTCTTTCTTTTTGTATACCTGTGCAGATGCACAAACTACAGGAAGTATATCCGGTGTAGTAACGGATGAATCAGGAGATCCGGTGAGTGGCGCCGAAGTAACGTTGAAAAGTAAGAAACTGCAATTCAAGGATAGTGGTACGACGGGAACAAATGGTGAATATGAATTTTCGGGTTTAAATGCCGGCAAATATACCCTGAAAGTAATAAAGTCTGGCTATAAAAAAAAGAAAAAGCAGGTGAAACTCAAAGAAGGGCAGGATAAGGTGTTTGATATACAATTAAAAACTCAAGGTTCGGGTGGCGGCAGTGGCTCTGGCTCTGGCAGTGGCTCCGGAAGCGGCAGTGGAGGTGGCTCTGGAAGTGGGAGTGGTTCTGGAAGCGGTAGCGGTTCATAA
- a CDS encoding carboxypeptidase-like regulatory domain-containing protein — translation MIRENNTVECLVCENRKPVVIVVFFLFLIVEIESLLNERGVKSMFSLNKLFMPLGIVVGLFSGAYLPDMGISALQAASIVGVISDENGDPIEDALIMIKSKKNTSGKKSKKTVSTDSEGVYEIDNVKKGKYKLTVKSKGYETVTEVLTTTNNSEEVERDFVLTFSTYTKTSDTKTMDAAVASYNEIGVLRKQVPIDGDAIASAYEGELQDLTKEVDAENTLTLDSDILAAIEDIKNNNEPDLAVQVIDKTLQRLFYLAILERITDVRDDFHDGKKSDLKFLWDEAYAAYQAIAGTADRENKVITEDRTSIETGSNPNLEDRITIAFVRGQDALDRKDHDEDEITVGVQRQVIRLSLVRAFYIAVLREVEGVLNNKDSDQEKALVYQKEGEVYYRIIEEFVSRDNPEGNEIIKSQLTGDLADVNADTLVSELSKGFIGRVRGELESNESALNANDRGDAMVTAEEALLYSEVFLEDLELRLGADDSEEIEDVLYELKDASDEVNKENADTASQTISTILDSYENVLL, via the coding sequence ATGATTAGAGAGAATAATACTGTAGAATGTCTCGTTTGTGAAAATAGAAAGCCCGTGGTGATTGTTGTATTTTTTTTATTCTTAATTGTTGAGATTGAGTCTCTGTTAAACGAAAGGGGTGTGAAATCAATGTTTTCGTTAAACAAGTTGTTTATGCCATTAGGGATTGTTGTTGGTTTGTTTAGTGGCGCCTATTTGCCGGATATGGGTATATCTGCTCTTCAGGCGGCTTCAATCGTTGGCGTAATTTCAGATGAAAATGGTGATCCCATAGAAGACGCACTTATCATGATCAAATCGAAAAAGAATACCAGTGGAAAGAAGTCGAAAAAAACGGTTTCAACAGATTCTGAAGGTGTCTATGAAATCGATAATGTAAAAAAGGGGAAATACAAACTTACGGTTAAATCCAAGGGTTATGAAACGGTAACCGAAGTTTTGACGACAACCAACAACAGTGAAGAGGTAGAAAGGGATTTCGTCTTAACATTTTCAACCTACACAAAAACCAGCGATACCAAAACGATGGATGCGGCGGTCGCTTCCTACAACGAAATTGGTGTGCTGAGAAAACAGGTTCCGATTGATGGCGATGCCATAGCTTCAGCCTATGAAGGGGAATTGCAGGATTTAACAAAAGAGGTGGATGCAGAAAACACGTTAACCCTGGATAGTGATATTTTGGCTGCCATTGAGGACATCAAAAATAATAATGAGCCCGATTTGGCCGTACAAGTTATTGATAAGACGCTGCAACGGCTGTTTTACTTAGCGATTCTTGAGCGTATTACCGATGTCCGTGATGATTTTCATGATGGAAAAAAGTCAGATCTTAAATTCTTATGGGATGAGGCATACGCAGCTTATCAGGCCATTGCAGGCACGGCTGACAGGGAAAATAAGGTGATTACCGAGGACCGCACATCTATCGAAACAGGAAGTAATCCCAATCTGGAAGACAGGATAACGATTGCCTTTGTCCGGGGACAAGATGCCCTGGATAGAAAAGACCATGACGAAGATGAAATTACCGTCGGTGTACAGCGGCAGGTAATCAGACTTTCCCTTGTCAGGGCATTCTATATAGCTGTTCTCAGGGAAGTAGAAGGTGTCTTAAATAACAAAGACAGCGACCAAGAGAAAGCCCTTGTGTACCAGAAAGAGGGTGAGGTTTATTACAGGATCATTGAGGAATTCGTCTCACGTGATAACCCCGAAGGTAACGAAATCATAAAATCCCAGCTTACCGGTGATTTGGCTGATGTGAACGCCGATACGCTTGTAAGTGAACTGAGCAAAGGTTTTATTGGCAGGGTAAGGGGAGAATTGGAATCGAACGAATCTGCTCTCAATGCAAACGACCGCGGTGATGCTATGGTGACTGCTGAAGAGGCGCTCCTCTATTCAGAGGTATTTTTGGAGGATTTGGAGTTGCGCCTTGGTGCCGATGACAGCGAGGAGATAGAAGATGTCCTGTATGAATTGAAGGATGCCAGTGACGAGGTTAATAAAGAAAATGCAGATACCGCCAGTCAAACAATTTCAACCATTCTTGATAGCTATGAAAATGTATTGCTTTAG
- a CDS encoding HMA2 domain-containing protein: protein MAPLSILPGRIRFESQYLIGKPHICRYLKESIVNYLGGLKEVTANHKTGRILVRFDERQIDRQTLTQHINQIVKEGMEKAANSWRFSAEEKNSKPPVSRHALHALTDVVAHAILPMPLNALIPMAIKAAMGR from the coding sequence ATGGCTCCGTTAAGTATTTTGCCGGGTAGAATAAGGTTTGAAAGCCAATATCTTATTGGAAAACCACATATTTGCAGGTATTTAAAGGAAAGCATCGTGAATTATTTAGGAGGATTGAAGGAGGTAACTGCAAATCACAAAACAGGGAGGATCCTGGTTAGGTTTGATGAGCGCCAGATTGACAGGCAGACCTTAACACAACATATCAATCAGATCGTGAAAGAAGGTATGGAGAAGGCGGCCAATAGCTGGCGGTTTTCGGCAGAGGAAAAGAATTCAAAACCACCCGTTTCAAGGCATGCCTTGCATGCCTTGACGGATGTGGTTGCCCATGCGATATTGCCGATGCCATTGAATGCCCTGATCCCAATGGCAATAAAAGCAGCGATGGGAAGGTAA
- a CDS encoding heavy metal translocating P-type ATPase, whose amino-acid sequence MNYRIIHNLPQRMRISLTLPKRHTPENSQIERLFLAIDGVQKVSFNCRTRNLLVSYNGDRTVRVVLLKIIKETSLIFVKKENFKQDKLEQKKKAAVLSGALLIARPIIPFILAPLFALYGAMPVLRRGFRATLNRRLNVDTLDSAAIGISLLRGDYLTASLITFFLKVGDYLEERIRQKSRKSLSKMFQSQDGWAWIKRNGWEMKVNIKDIAAGDLVVVRTGSSIPVDGIVAEGVALVNQSSMTGEPVSVPKMAGLMVYAGTVLEEGLLTIKSIRVGDETRVSKIIKVIEESEGLKADVQNYAEMLANKIVPYSFLLSGLIYLFASNPLKAASVLLVDYSCSIKLSTPLTIMSAMIAASKRGVLIKGGRFIEKLAQANIFVFDKTGTLTEAKPKVFDLLPFNGFNREYLLKNVACVEEHFPHPVATAVVKRAEDEGLVHEENHAEVEYVLAHGIASRIEGKRILVGSKHFICEDNKINVEREEPVIKDFMDRGYSILYVAVEDKLAGVVAIEDHVREDSQKFLKMLKNLGVERTIMLTGDNDATARNVAKRLGIEEYYAQVLPERKTGIIKDLKGRGYVVVMVGDGINDSPAISYADVGISLKHGADIAREACDILLLDVAFEGIIEAREIAQDAMSRIKKNFGYIIGINSALIGLGILGVIAPVTSAFIHNATTILVAANSLKPYRISPCRGREDNGLK is encoded by the coding sequence ATGAATTATAGAATTATTCACAATCTTCCCCAAAGGATGAGGATCAGTCTCACCTTACCCAAAAGGCATACCCCGGAAAATTCCCAGATAGAGAGATTATTTTTGGCTATTGATGGGGTTCAGAAGGTATCCTTCAATTGCCGAACCAGGAATCTCCTGGTTAGTTATAACGGCGATCGCACTGTGAGAGTTGTCTTGTTAAAGATAATAAAGGAGACGTCCTTGATTTTTGTAAAAAAAGAAAATTTTAAACAAGATAAACTTGAACAGAAAAAGAAGGCTGCAGTGTTGTCGGGAGCTCTCTTGATTGCGCGACCAATTATACCATTCATACTAGCGCCATTATTTGCGCTGTATGGCGCCATGCCTGTTTTGAGAAGAGGTTTCAGGGCAACCCTGAACAGACGTCTGAATGTTGATACCCTTGACTCTGCAGCGATAGGTATTTCATTGCTGAGGGGTGATTACCTGACAGCAAGTTTAATAACATTCTTTCTGAAGGTTGGCGATTATCTCGAGGAGCGGATACGTCAAAAATCGAGGAAAAGCCTTTCAAAGATGTTCCAGAGTCAGGATGGGTGGGCATGGATAAAGAGAAATGGCTGGGAAATGAAGGTTAATATAAAAGATATAGCTGCAGGCGATCTTGTGGTTGTAAGGACGGGTAGCAGTATTCCTGTGGATGGTATTGTGGCAGAGGGTGTGGCACTGGTCAATCAGTCGTCAATGACGGGCGAGCCCGTGTCTGTTCCTAAAATGGCAGGATTAATGGTTTATGCAGGTACAGTACTGGAAGAAGGTCTTCTAACAATAAAATCAATAAGAGTGGGTGATGAAACAAGGGTCTCCAAAATAATCAAGGTGATTGAGGAATCGGAAGGTTTGAAGGCAGATGTGCAAAACTATGCAGAAATGCTTGCAAACAAGATTGTTCCCTATAGCTTTTTGTTGAGCGGGCTGATATACCTCTTTGCAAGCAACCCATTAAAGGCTGCCTCAGTGCTGCTGGTAGATTACTCATGCTCCATCAAATTATCAACCCCTTTGACAATTATGTCGGCAATGATCGCAGCATCAAAGCGAGGTGTCCTCATAAAAGGTGGCAGATTTATAGAAAAATTGGCGCAGGCAAATATCTTTGTTTTTGATAAGACAGGAACCCTTACAGAGGCAAAGCCAAAAGTTTTCGATCTCCTCCCCTTCAACGGTTTTAACCGGGAATACCTGTTAAAAAATGTGGCATGTGTGGAAGAGCATTTTCCACATCCGGTGGCAACTGCCGTGGTGAAAAGAGCAGAAGACGAAGGACTTGTCCATGAGGAGAACCATGCAGAGGTTGAATATGTCCTTGCCCATGGCATTGCATCAAGGATTGAAGGCAAAAGGATACTGGTGGGGAGTAAACACTTCATATGTGAAGATAATAAGATTAATGTAGAACGTGAAGAGCCTGTAATAAAAGATTTTATGGACAGGGGATATTCAATACTTTATGTGGCTGTGGAAGATAAGCTTGCAGGTGTTGTAGCTATTGAAGACCATGTAAGAGAAGATTCGCAAAAATTTCTCAAGATGCTTAAGAATTTGGGTGTGGAGCGAACCATCATGCTTACCGGTGACAATGATGCTACTGCACGTAATGTGGCAAAAAGACTTGGGATAGAGGAATACTACGCCCAGGTCCTTCCGGAAAGAAAGACAGGAATAATTAAAGATTTAAAAGGGCGGGGTTATGTGGTTGTAATGGTTGGAGATGGGATAAATGACTCCCCTGCTATTTCTTATGCGGATGTTGGTATATCTCTGAAACATGGTGCAGATATCGCGAGAGAGGCTTGTGATATTTTACTTTTAGATGTAGCGTTCGAGGGGATTATCGAGGCAAGGGAGATTGCACAGGATGCCATGTCCCGCATCAAAAAGAATTTCGGATATATAATTGGAATTAACAGCGCCTTGATAGGTCTCGGTATCTTGGGGGTAATAGCTCCGGTGACTTCAGCCTTTATACATAATGCAACAACAATTCTCGTAGCCGCAAATTCACTGAAGCCCTATCGTATCTCTCCTTGCAGGGGAAGAGAGGATAATGGTCTGAAATAG